One region of Cygnus atratus isolate AKBS03 ecotype Queensland, Australia chromosome 25, CAtr_DNAZoo_HiC_assembly, whole genome shotgun sequence genomic DNA includes:
- the ACE gene encoding angiotensin-converting enzyme, with protein MPVALGLLLLLLVLSPVGTLQPGLEPPNLDATEAGAVLFADAYNSTAEIVLFKSVSASWDYYTNLTATNGALQVEASLEEQNFTEAWGKKAKELYGSIWSNFSDPQLKKIIGSIQTLGPSNLPLDKRQQYNTILSDMDKIYSTAKVCPANDTCWELEPDLSDIMATSRSYKKLLYAWEGWHNAAGNPLRTKYEEFVQLSNEAYQMDGFEDTGSYWRSWYDSASFEEDLEHLYNQLEPLYLNLHAFVRRKLYDRYGPKYINLKGPIPAHLLGNMWAQQWNNIYDLMVPYPEKPNLDVTSTMVKQGWNATHMFRVSEEFFTSLGLLEMPPEFWDKSMLEKPTDGREVVCHASAWDFYNRKDFRIKQCTAVTMEQLFTVHHEMGHVQYYLQYKDQPVSFRSGANPGFHEAIGDVMSLSVSTPSHLQKIGLLSSATEDAESNINYLLKMALEKIAFLPFGYLIDQWRWNVFNGHTPPSRYNYDWWYLRTKYQGICAPISRNESNFDPGAKYHIPGNTPYIRYFVSFILQFQFHKALCQAAHHTGPLHTCDIYMSKEAGAKLREVLKAGSSKSWQEILFNLTGTDKMDAGALLEYFSPVTTWLEEQNNKTNEVLGWPEFDWRPPVPEGYPEGIDKIADEAQAKEFLSEYNSTAEEVWYAYTEASWAYNTNITDHNKEIMLEKNLAMSKHTLEYGMRARQFDASDFQDQTVTRILKKLSIIERAALPEDELKEYNTLLSDMETTYSIAKVCRENKTCHPLDPDLTDILATSRDYDELLFVWKGWRDASGKKMRNNYKRYVELSNKAAVLNGYTDNGAYWRSLYETSTFEEDLDKLYLQLQPLYLNLHAYVRRALYKKYGAEHINLKGPIPAHLLGNMWAQSWSNIFNLVVPYPDATKVDATPAMKEQGWTPKMMFEESDRFFTSLGLIPMPQEFWDKSMIEKPTDGREVVCHASAWDFYNRKDFRIKQCTVVNMDDLITVHHEMGHVQYFLQYMDQPISFRDGANPGFHEAIGDVMALSVSTPKHLHSIKLLDQVTENEESDINYLMSIALDKIAFLPFGYLMDQWRWKVFDGRIKEDEYNQQWWNLRLKYQGLCPPTPRSEDDFDPGAKFHIPANVPYIRYFVSFVIQFQFHQALCTAAGHTGPLHKCDIYQSKEAGKLLGEAMKLGFSKPWPEAMQLITGQPNMSAEALMSYFEPLMTWLVKENEKNGEVLGWPEYNWTPYTAAQSQAGSDRTDFLGMSLSSKQAAAGGWVLLALALVFVITTIFLGVKLSSARRKAFKSSSEMELK; from the exons ATGCCCGtggcgctggggctgctgctgctgctgctggtgctgagcccggTGGGCACCCTGCAGCCGGGGCTCGAGCCCCCCAACCTTGATGCCACCGAGGCAGGGGCCGTCCTCTTCGCTGATGCCTACAACAGCACGGCCGAGATCGTCCTCTTCAAGAGCGTCTCGGCCAGCTGGGATTACTACACCAACCTGACGGCCACCAACGGTGCCCTGCAG GTCGAGGCATCGCTGGAGGAGCAAAACTTCACAGAGGCATGGGGCAAGAAAGCCAAGGAGCTCTACGGCAGCATCTGGAGCAACTTCAGTGACCCgcagctgaagaaaatcattGGCTCCATCCAGACCCTGGGGCCCTCCAACCTGCCCCTGGACAAGCGACAGCAG TACAACACCATCCTGAGCGACATGGACAAAATCTACTCCACGGCCAAGGTGTGCCCGGCCAACGATacctgctgggagctggagccag ACCTCTCGGACATCATGGCCACCTCCCGCAGCTACAAGAAGCTCCTGTATGCCTGGGAGGGCTGGCACAACGCCGCAGGAAACCCACTGCGTACCAAGTACGAGGAGTTTGTGCAGCTGAGCAATGAGGCGTACCAGATGGACG GCTTTGAGGACACAGGCAGCTACTGGCGCTCCTGGTATGACTCAGCCTCCTTCGAGGAAGACCTGGAGCATCTCTACAACCAGCTGGAGCCACTCTACCTCAACCTGCATGCCTTTGTCCGGAGGAAGCTGTACGACCGCTACGGCCCCAAATACATCAACCTGAAGGGCCCCATCCCTGCCCACCTCCTGG GCAACATGTGGGCTCAGCAGTGGAACAACATCTATGACCTGATGGTCCCCTACCCCGAGAAGCCCAACCTCGATGTGACGAGcaccatggtgaagcag GGCTGGAACGCCACCCACATGTTCCGGGTCTCGGAGGAGTTCTTCACATCCCTGGGGTTGCTGGAGATGCCCCCAGAGTTTTGGGACAAGTCCATGCTGGAGAAGCCAACAGATGGGCGGGAGGTGGTGTGTCATGCCTCGGCCTGGGACTTCTACAACCGCAAGGACTTCAG GATCAAGCAGTGCACAGCGGTGACCATGGAGCAGCTGTTCACGGTGCACCACGAGATGGGCCACGTGCAGTACTACCTGCAGTACAAGGACCAGCCCGTCTCCTTCCGCAGCGGGGCCAACCCTGGCTTCCACGAGGCCATTGGCGATGTCATGTCCCTGTCTGTCTCCACCCCCAGCCACCTCCAGAAAATCGGGCTCCTCAGCAGTGCCACCGAGGATGCAG AGAGCAACATCAACTACCTGCTGAAGATGGCCTTGGAGAAGATTGCCTTCCTGCCCTTTGGCTACCTCATCGACCAGTGGCGCTGGAACGTGTTCAATGGCCACACGCCCCCCAGTCGTTACAACTACGACTGGTGGTATCTGAG AACTAAATACCAGGGTATTTGTGCTCCGATTTCGAGGAACGAAAGCAACTTTGATCCTGGTGCAAAGTACCACATCCCTGGGAACACCCCTTACATCAG GTACTTTGTGAGCTTCATCCTCCAGTTCCAGTTTCACAAGGCGCTGTGCCAGGCAGCCCACCACACCGGTCCCCTACACACCTGTGACATCTATATGTCCAAAGAGGCTGGAGCCAAACTCAg GGAGGTGCTGAAAGCTGGGTCTTCCAAGTCATGGCAGGAAATCCTGTTCAACCTCACTGGCACGGATAAGATGGACGCTGGGGCCCTCCTGGAGTACTTCAGCCCTGTCACCACCTGGCTTGAGGAGCAGAACAACAAGACCAATGAGGTGCTGGGCTGGCCAGAGTTCGACTGGCGTCCCCCTGTCCCCGAAGGCTACCCCGAAGGCATTG ACAAAATAGCAGATGAGGCACAAGCTAAAGAGTTCTTGTCCGAGTACAACAGCACGGCTGAGGAGGTGTGGTATGCCTACACTGAGGCGTCCTGGGCCTACAACACCAACATCACCGACCACAACAAAGAGATCATG CTGGAGAAGAACTTGGCCATGTCCAAGCACACCCTTGAGTACGGGATGAGAGCCAGGCAGTTCGATGCCTCTGACTTCCAGGACCAAACTGTCACACGCATCCTCAAGAAGCTGAGCATCATTGAGAGGGCAGCCCTGCCTGAGGATGAGCTGAAGGAG TACAACACCCTTCTCTCAGATATGGAGACCACATACAGCATAGCCAAGGTCTGCAGGGAGAACAAAACCTGTCACCCCCTGGATCCTG ACCTCACAGACATCCTGGCCACCTCAAGGGACTACGATGAGCTCCTCTTTGTCTGGAAGGGCTGGCGGGATGcttctgggaagaaaatgaggaacAACTACAAGCGATACGTGGAACTGAGCAACAAGGCAGCTGTGCTCAACG GCTACACAGACAATGGGGCTTACTGGAGATCCCTGTATGAGACATCCACCTTCGAGGAAGATCTGGATAAGTTGTACCTGCAGCTTCAGCCCCTGTACCTCAACCTGCATGCCTATGTACGCCGGGCCCTATACAAAAAGTATGGAGCTGAGCACATAAACCTGAAGGGTCCCATCCCTGCTCACCTGCTAG GCAACATGTGGGCCCAGTCATGGTCCAACATTTTCAACCTGGTTGTGCCCTACCCAGATGCCACCAAGGTGGATGCCACCCCAGCCATGAAAGAACAG GGCTGGACACCCAAGATGATGTTTGAAGAGTCGGACCGTTTCTTTACCTCCCTGGGCCTCATCCCCATGCCGCAGGAGTTCTGGGACAAGTCCATGATCGAGAAGCCGACGGATGGGCGGGAGGTGGTGTGTCATGCCTCGGCCTGGGACTTCTACAACCGCAAGGACTTCAG GATCAAGCAGTGCACTGTGGTGAACATGGATGACCTGATCACGGTGCACCACGAGATGGGCCACGTCCAGTACTTCCTGCAGTACATGGACCAGCCCATCTCATTCCGCGATGGAGCCAATCCTGGCTTCCACGAGGCCATTGGGGATGTTATGGCCTTGTCTGTCTCCACCCCCAAACATCTGCACAGCATCAAGCTGCTGGACCaagtcacagaaaatgaag AAAGTGATATTAACTACCTGATGAGCATCGCCCTGGACAAAATCGCCTTCCTGCCCTTCGGGTACCTCATGGACCAGTGGCGCTGGAAGGTGTTTGACGGGCGGATCAAGGAGGACGAGTACAACCAGCAGTGGTGGAACCTCAG GCTGAAGTACCAGGGCTTGTGCCCACCAACACCAAGGTCTGAAGATGACTTCGACCCTGGAGCAAAGTTTCACATCCCTGCCAATGTCCCCTACATCAG GTACTTTGTCAGCTTCGTGATCCAGTTCCAGTTCCACCAGGCTCTCTGCACCGCAGCCGGGCACACGGGGCCTCTTCACAAGTGTGACATCTACCAGTCCAAGGAGGCCGGGAAGCTCTTGGG GGAGGCCATGAAGCTGGGTTTCAGCAAGCCGTGGCCTGAAGCCATGCAGCTCATCACAGGGCAGCCCAACATGTCAGCCGAGGCCCTGATGAGCTACTTCGAGCCCCTCATGACGTGGCTGGTGAAGGAGAACGAGAAGAACGGGGAGGTCCTGGGCTGGCCCGAGTACAACTGGACTCCTTACACAG CTGCTCAAAGCCAAGCTGGCTCCGACCGAACCGATTTCCTGGGCATGTCCCTGAGCAGCAAACAAGCCGCTGCAGGTGGCTGGGTACTGCTCGCCCTGGCGCTCGTCTTTGTGATCACCACCATCTTCTTGGGCGTCAAGTTGTCCTCAGCAAGGAGAAAGGCCTTCAAATCCAGCTCAGAAATGGAACTGAAATAA